Proteins from a single region of Xyrauchen texanus isolate HMW12.3.18 chromosome 7, RBS_HiC_50CHRs, whole genome shotgun sequence:
- the psmb3 gene encoding proteasome subunit beta type-3 isoform X1, producing MSIMSYNGGAVMAMRGKDCVAIASDRRFGIQAQLVTTDFQKIFPMGDRLYIGLAGLATDVQTVSQRLKFRLNLYELKEGRQIKPKTFMSMVSNLLYERRFGPYYIEPVIAGLDPKTSEPFICSLDLIGCPMVTEDFVVSGTCSEQMYGMCESLWEPDMEPDDLFETISQAMLNAVDRDAVSGMGVVVHVIEKDKITTRTLKARMD from the exons ATG TCTATTATGTCATATAATGGAGGTGCCGTCATGGCGATGCGTGGAAAGGACTGTGTGGCAATAGCATCAGACCGGAGGTTTGGTATCCAAGCACAGCTGGTTACCACCGACTTTCAGAAAATTTTCCCCATGGGAGACAGACTCTACATTGGGCTGGCAGGCCTGGCCACAGATGTACAGACCGT ATCTCAAAGGCTGAAGTTCCGCTTGAACCTGTATGAGCTGAAGGAAGGTCGGCAGATCAAGCCAAAGACCTTCATGAGCATGGTGTCCAACCTTCTGTACGAGAGGAG GTTTGGGCCTTACTACATTGAGCCTGTGATTGCTGGTTTGGACCCAAAGACCTCTGAACCCTTCATCTGCTCCCTTGATCTTATTGGATGCCCAATGGTAACAGAAGATTTTGTTGTTAGCGGGACTTGCTCAGAGCAGATGTACGGTATGTGTGAGTCGCTATGGGAACCTGACATG GAACCAGATGATTTGTTCGAGACCATCTCGCAGGCCATGCTGAATGCCGTTGACAGAGATGCAGTGTCTGGAATGGGAGTCGTTGTTCATGTTAT TGAGAAGGATAAGATCACCACACGCACCCTAAAGGCCAGAATGGACTAG
- the psmb3 gene encoding proteasome subunit beta type-3 isoform X2, producing the protein MAMRGKDCVAIASDRRFGIQAQLVTTDFQKIFPMGDRLYIGLAGLATDVQTVSQRLKFRLNLYELKEGRQIKPKTFMSMVSNLLYERRFGPYYIEPVIAGLDPKTSEPFICSLDLIGCPMVTEDFVVSGTCSEQMYGMCESLWEPDMEPDDLFETISQAMLNAVDRDAVSGMGVVVHVIEKDKITTRTLKARMD; encoded by the exons ATGGCGATGCGTGGAAAGGACTGTGTGGCAATAGCATCAGACCGGAGGTTTGGTATCCAAGCACAGCTGGTTACCACCGACTTTCAGAAAATTTTCCCCATGGGAGACAGACTCTACATTGGGCTGGCAGGCCTGGCCACAGATGTACAGACCGT ATCTCAAAGGCTGAAGTTCCGCTTGAACCTGTATGAGCTGAAGGAAGGTCGGCAGATCAAGCCAAAGACCTTCATGAGCATGGTGTCCAACCTTCTGTACGAGAGGAG GTTTGGGCCTTACTACATTGAGCCTGTGATTGCTGGTTTGGACCCAAAGACCTCTGAACCCTTCATCTGCTCCCTTGATCTTATTGGATGCCCAATGGTAACAGAAGATTTTGTTGTTAGCGGGACTTGCTCAGAGCAGATGTACGGTATGTGTGAGTCGCTATGGGAACCTGACATG GAACCAGATGATTTGTTCGAGACCATCTCGCAGGCCATGCTGAATGCCGTTGACAGAGATGCAGTGTCTGGAATGGGAGTCGTTGTTCATGTTAT TGAGAAGGATAAGATCACCACACGCACCCTAAAGGCCAGAATGGACTAG